In a genomic window of Roseiflexus castenholzii DSM 13941:
- a CDS encoding SCO1664 family protein — protein MSKELSVGEVLALLTNGKMEIQGMMPWSSNYTLLVTVRDGDLEGLAVYKPRRGERPLWDFPRGTLCQREFAAFLLSEALGWSLVPPTVLRDGPYGYGSVQLYIDCDQDAHLFTMQKEGGYDDQLARLAAFDILSNNADRKSGHCLKGTDGRLWAIDHGICFHAEPKLRTVLWDFAGEPICEEIMVDLCALREDVRNGGRFIRALEGLLAPEEVRAFRRRLDRLIETGCYPDPGAARTIPWPPV, from the coding sequence ATGAGCAAAGAGTTGAGCGTTGGCGAAGTGCTGGCGCTGCTGACAAACGGCAAGATGGAAATTCAGGGCATGATGCCCTGGAGCAGTAATTACACGCTGCTCGTCACCGTGCGCGACGGCGACCTGGAAGGTCTCGCGGTATACAAGCCGCGGCGCGGCGAGCGCCCGCTGTGGGATTTCCCGCGTGGAACGTTGTGTCAGCGCGAGTTCGCCGCCTTCCTGCTCAGTGAAGCGCTCGGCTGGTCGCTCGTTCCGCCAACCGTCCTGCGCGATGGTCCCTACGGATACGGCTCGGTGCAACTGTATATCGACTGTGATCAGGATGCGCATCTGTTCACTATGCAGAAGGAGGGTGGCTACGACGATCAACTCGCGCGTCTGGCCGCCTTCGATATCCTTTCAAACAACGCCGACCGCAAAAGTGGTCATTGCCTGAAGGGTACGGATGGCCGACTCTGGGCGATTGACCACGGCATCTGTTTCCATGCCGAACCAAAATTGCGCACGGTGCTGTGGGATTTCGCCGGTGAGCCGATCTGCGAAGAGATTATGGTCGATCTGTGCGCACTGCGTGAAGACGTGCGCAACGGCGGGCGCTTCATTCGCGCGCTCGAAGGATTGCTTGCCCCCGAAGAAGTGCGCGCCTTTCGCCGCCGCCTCGACCGCCTGATCGAAACCGGCTGCTACCCCGATCCCGGCGCTGCGCGTACCATCCCCTGGCCTCCTGTCTAG
- a CDS encoding FAD-dependent oxidoreductase, giving the protein MDAQLGTEGRPVRIAIIGAGPAGFYAAEALLKQPNLVCLIDMFNRFPTPYGLVREGVAPDHQSIKSVTRIYDRIAADPRVRYFGNVTFGTDVTHEDLKQLYDQIVYAVGAPSDRRMGIPGEDLIGSYPATAFVGWYNGHPDYCSMTFDLSHERAVVVGNGNVAIDVARILVTNPDKLAKTDIADYALEALRQSKIREVVMLGRRGPAQAAFTNAEIKELGELDGVDVIVDPADLELDPMSAEHVKTDKSAARNVEILRSYAARAEHHAPRRIRMRFLTSPVELIGENGRVVRVKVERNELVVDQQGGLRAKGIGVYDTIEAGLVLRSVGYRGIPLPGVPFQEGSFIIPNVNGRVIRPRDDEVVLGEYVVGWAKRGPSGVIGTNKPDAAATVAAMVEDLPKLPGIPDKNRDPERIVALLRMRKPDFVTYADWKRLDAYETARGAEQGRPRIKVTTVPEMLEIIHGRNS; this is encoded by the coding sequence GTGGACGCACAATTGGGAACAGAGGGGCGCCCCGTGCGCATTGCTATCATTGGCGCCGGTCCTGCCGGATTTTATGCCGCCGAGGCGTTGCTCAAGCAGCCCAACCTTGTCTGCCTGATCGATATGTTCAATCGCTTCCCGACGCCTTACGGTCTGGTGCGCGAAGGCGTTGCGCCTGATCATCAGTCGATCAAGTCGGTGACGCGCATCTATGACCGGATCGCCGCCGATCCGCGCGTGCGCTACTTCGGCAATGTCACCTTCGGCACAGACGTGACGCATGAAGATTTGAAGCAACTCTACGATCAGATCGTCTATGCCGTCGGCGCACCGTCCGACCGGCGCATGGGCATTCCCGGCGAGGATCTGATCGGCAGTTACCCGGCGACGGCGTTTGTCGGCTGGTACAATGGGCATCCCGATTATTGCAGTATGACGTTCGATCTGTCGCACGAACGCGCTGTGGTCGTTGGCAACGGCAATGTCGCCATCGATGTGGCGCGCATTCTGGTGACCAATCCCGACAAACTGGCAAAGACCGACATCGCCGATTATGCGCTCGAGGCGTTGCGTCAGAGCAAAATTCGCGAAGTCGTGATGCTGGGGCGTCGTGGTCCGGCGCAGGCGGCGTTCACCAACGCGGAGATCAAAGAACTCGGTGAACTGGACGGCGTTGATGTCATTGTCGATCCTGCTGACCTGGAACTCGACCCGATGAGCGCCGAGCATGTGAAGACGGACAAATCGGCGGCGCGTAATGTCGAGATTCTCCGTTCTTATGCTGCACGCGCGGAGCATCACGCGCCCCGGCGCATTCGGATGCGCTTCCTGACATCACCGGTCGAACTGATCGGCGAGAACGGGCGCGTCGTGCGGGTCAAGGTGGAGCGCAACGAACTGGTTGTGGACCAGCAGGGCGGGTTGCGCGCGAAGGGCATCGGCGTCTACGATACTATCGAAGCCGGGCTGGTGCTGCGCTCGGTGGGCTATCGCGGCATACCGCTGCCGGGTGTGCCGTTCCAGGAAGGCTCCTTTATCATTCCAAATGTCAATGGGCGCGTCATTCGCCCGCGCGACGATGAAGTCGTCCTTGGCGAGTATGTGGTCGGCTGGGCGAAACGCGGTCCTTCCGGCGTTATCGGCACCAACAAACCCGACGCAGCCGCCACGGTGGCGGCTATGGTCGAAGACCTGCCGAAACTGCCCGGCATTCCCGATAAAAACCGCGATCCAGAGCGCATCGTTGCGCTGCTGCGCATGCGGAAGCCCGATTTCGTCACCTATGCCGATTGGAAGCGCCTCGATGCCTACGAAACTGCGCGCGGGGCCGAACAGGGACGCCCCCGCATCAAGGTGACGACCGTTCCTGAAATGCTGGAGATCATTCACGGGAGGAACTCGTAG
- a CDS encoding FeoC-like transcriptional regulator, translated as MLYQILEAIEQANGPISLNELSRQLQIDASALEGMIAFWVRKGRLNAAAVAGCSGSGRGCTCGAYPNGCVFSHAGPRVITLHDTSPGEARRNATSSSRE; from the coding sequence ATGCTCTACCAGATTCTCGAAGCGATCGAACAGGCAAACGGACCGATCTCACTCAATGAATTGAGTCGGCAGCTTCAGATCGACGCGAGTGCGCTCGAAGGGATGATCGCCTTCTGGGTGCGCAAAGGTCGCCTGAACGCTGCCGCCGTCGCCGGTTGCAGCGGCAGTGGGCGCGGTTGCACGTGCGGCGCATATCCGAACGGATGCGTCTTCAGCCATGCCGGCCCGCGCGTCATAACGTTGCACGATACTTCGCCAGGCGAAGCGCGCAGGAACGCTACGAGTTCCTCCCGTGAATGA